The Clostridium septicum genome contains a region encoding:
- the glsA gene encoding glutaminase A: protein MFNLLNTLVEKNRVYGAEGKLASYIPALLKANPNDLGVCVVDLHGNEYSAGECDTKFTIQSISKVVTLILALRDNGRKNVFKKVNVEPTGMGFNSIVNLEVTQSDRPYNPMINAGAIVTTSLIGGETEEEKLNKIIDFLKRATNNDDITVNEEVYISEKETGDRNRSLAYFMKSNGILTGNVEEILDLYFKQCSIEITARDLARFGAVLANEGVTPWGDERLMSREVCRIVKTIMVTCGMYDASGEFAVHVGIPAKSGVGGGTLATVPRRYGIGIFGPSLDSKGNSIAGLKVIKDLSDELDLSIF, encoded by the coding sequence ATGTTTAATTTATTAAATACATTAGTTGAGAAAAATAGAGTTTATGGAGCAGAAGGAAAACTTGCATCATATATACCAGCGTTATTAAAAGCTAATCCTAATGATTTAGGTGTGTGTGTTGTAGATTTACATGGGAATGAGTACTCTGCTGGAGAGTGTGATACTAAATTTACAATCCAAAGTATTTCTAAAGTAGTAACATTAATATTAGCATTAAGAGATAACGGAAGAAAAAACGTTTTTAAGAAAGTTAATGTAGAACCAACTGGAATGGGATTTAATTCTATTGTGAATTTAGAAGTTACTCAAAGTGATAGACCTTATAATCCAATGATAAATGCAGGTGCTATAGTTACAACATCTTTAATAGGTGGGGAAACTGAAGAAGAGAAGCTTAATAAGATAATAGATTTTTTAAAAAGAGCAACTAATAATGATGACATTACAGTAAACGAAGAAGTTTATATATCAGAAAAGGAAACTGGTGATAGAAATAGGTCCCTTGCATATTTTATGAAAAGTAATGGAATATTAACAGGCAATGTTGAGGAAATTTTAGATCTTTATTTTAAACAATGTTCAATAGAAATAACAGCAAGAGATTTAGCTAGATTTGGTGCAGTTTTAGCTAATGAGGGGGTAACTCCATGGGGGGATGAAAGGCTAATGTCTAGGGAAGTATGTAGAATAGTTAAAACTATAATGGTTACATGTGGAATGTATGATGCATCAGGTGAATTTGCAGTTCATGTTGGAATACCAGCTAAATCAGGCGTTGGCGGAGGTACTTTAGCTACGGTACCTAGAAGATATGGAATAGGTATATTTGGACCGTCTTTAGATTCAAAAGGAAATAGTATAGCTGGTCTGAAAGTTATAAAAGACTTATCAGATGAATTAGACCTAAGCATTTTTTAG